The following coding sequences are from one Ornithorhynchus anatinus isolate Pmale09 chromosome 11, mOrnAna1.pri.v4, whole genome shotgun sequence window:
- the C11H19orf12 gene encoding protein C19orf12 homolog isoform X1, with amino-acid sequence MPVMVEDIMNLLCCISEERKMKAAVKHSGKGAVMAGAAAFLGGLVGGPPGIAVGGTVGGLLGAWMTSGQFKPIPQIIMELPPSEQQKLYNEAFAVVRNLDWMDAVQLTALVMGNSALQQKLAAVVVNYLSRELKAEIQYGD; translated from the exons ATGCCCGTCATGGTGGAGGACATCATGAACCTGCTGTGCTGTATttcagaggagaggaaaatgaaagcGGCAGTGAAGCATTCTGGAAAAGGTGCCGTGATGGCCGGGGCGGCCGCTTTCCTTGGTGGTTTGGTGGGAGGTCCACCCGGAATAGCCGTAG GGGGGACAGTCGGTGGCCTGCTTGGTGCTTGGATGACTAGTGGACAATTTAAGCCAATTCCTCAGATCATCATGGAACTGCCCCCCTCGGAGCAACAGAAGCTCTATAACGAGGCCTTTGCCGTTGTCAGAAACTTAGACTGGATGGACGCTGTGCAGTTGACTGCCCTGGTAATGGGCAACAGCGCCCTTCAGCAGAAATTGGCAGCGGTCGTAGTAAATTATCTCTCACGCGAGCTTAAAGCAGAAATACAGTATGGAGACTAG
- the C11H19orf12 gene encoding protein C19orf12 homolog isoform X3, with the protein MTSGQFKPIPQIIMELPPSEQQKLYNEAFAVVRNLDWMDAVQLTALVMGNSALQQKLAAVVVNYLSRELKAEIQYGD; encoded by the coding sequence ATGACTAGTGGACAATTTAAGCCAATTCCTCAGATCATCATGGAACTGCCCCCCTCGGAGCAACAGAAGCTCTATAACGAGGCCTTTGCCGTTGTCAGAAACTTAGACTGGATGGACGCTGTGCAGTTGACTGCCCTGGTAATGGGCAACAGCGCCCTTCAGCAGAAATTGGCAGCGGTCGTAGTAAATTATCTCTCACGCGAGCTTAAAGCAGAAATACAGTATGGAGACTAG